The Chelmon rostratus isolate fCheRos1 chromosome 9, fCheRos1.pri, whole genome shotgun sequence sequence gcaatttaaattaaaatcagaGAAAGAAGCATGAATGATCTCTCCTAAATTACGGAAAGAGGATGACAACACTTTCAATGTATATCTGGAGTAAATGTTTTACATGTACTTACGGCCGATTCCGAGCATcagcagtgaataaaataaaatcagcattttCTGGCTATTCTACTTGTGACTGCTCTTATTCAGACTGCACATGATcttaatataaatatatcaaGTAGGAGGGAACAATTTCAGAGCAATCTGATTGGCCTCTCGTTATGTTGGCGTTTCATGAGATTACCACAGGGGAAATAATTTCAATCGTGTTTCCaaccaaaacacatgaaacaacacgaacagcagcagcttttgtgcttttgtttcatgtttcatggtAGGTTTCTATTACTGACACTTTGAGTAAACACAAGACAACATTCAACAACACTGACTAAATGGGGCTTTTCAGGTGATACTCACTAACACGGTTCAGCTGTTTcggacacacacagatatcacTGTAAGTGGCATGTCATTTATCCTGCGAGGTCGGTGTAGTAGGAGAAAATAAcgagggggaggaagaagagattagatgacacatttttgcattgtaCATCTTCATTGTTTTGCTTCCATTCGCTGCTGTGCCACCATATTTATTGGTATTTTAGCCTGATTTCAAAAAATCCTAAAATAGATGGCAGGTGCTAATATTTGGGTGATTCATGGTGTAGTATTGTCCCAACTTGGACGTCAATTAATTGGGAAATCCCAAGATTATACGATTGATTTTTATAGCATGCCTAAGGCGTGATGGAGATTAAGGAACTAAAACTACTTGGTTTATGTTAGACGATGGTAAAGATCAAATAAACACTGATTACTTGCTACACTATTGTCACACCACTACTCCCTTGGCATTAAACATTGGATTGAGATGAGCGCAGGCGAGGGTGAACCAAATCAGTAAAGTTTACTGGCTGTAAACTCTAAAACGCTGAGTGGAAAAGATGCTAAAAGCCTCTGTAGAGCAGAGGGGAACTGCAGGATGTTGATTCTCTGCggttttgtttttacatgacCTTTCTCACACACAGGTGGTTTTCATCACATCAGTTGTTGATGTAAAATTATTggttaaagcagctttaaacagGAATTTAAATGACTGGTGTACATTTAAGGAATCCAAGTATTTGTGACAGCGATGCAGAAAGATAGAAGAGCAACCTTGCAGTATAATGTGAGCAAGCCCATCCTTCAGTGGACTGAGTTGGGGAGGGCTGGAACATAATCTGCCCACTTTACCTGCTAAATTTCTAGTCAGGGGGTGAAAGACAGGAAAGGCATTCTGCCACATGGCTATTTCAGAAAATTAGAGAGTTTTAGAGATTTAGTTTCTGTTtcaacagagctgctgtgttgatGTGGAGGAGGGAGTGTATGAAAGTGGTTTGTGCAGAGCTGAAAATAGATAGACAGACCTGCGTGCTGTGGTTTGTGGCCCTCAGCAGAGTCAACGTATTGATGACCACAAGCCGAAACATGTTGCTATGTcaatgacaaataaaataacactaAAAGTAACGAACTAAAAACTGCTTGAGGTTTGACACTTACCATATCTTACCATACATTTAAACCAGTCATTCCCCGACGCAACGCTGTGTCCAGCCTCTGTacacataacacacatacacagttaaATATAGAGCAGGGTGGGCAGAGGAAAAAGCAACAAGTGTACAATGCAAAGTCTTGTACACCACTTTCATGTACTTGGCTTtgtgctttcacacacagacagacgcacacatgcattcacagtCACCCCTGACAAACAAGAGGTGAATGGAAACTTAAGCATTGTCGTGGTTGGGTGTGAAGTGTGAAGGCAAAGGggcttttctctctcactctctgttttAGCCTCCGGAAGCTGACTGCTGGTACACAGGAGTTATAAAAGGGTTCAGTCAGAAAAGGTTTGAGAGCCTTGCTGAAGTGTcttccagcagcttctgtggCGGTTCAAGAGGTAGAGCagtcgtccacttatcagaaggcCGGgggttcgatccctggccttgACAGCCTATGTGTTGAAGTATCCTTGGCcgagatactgaaccccaaattgctcccgatgctgtgtGTTAATGCGCATAATGGCCTAGCTACCAttgtgaatgcaggcttgtatTGCAAAAGTGCATTGAGTGGTCATCCGACTAGAAAAgtgcaatataaataaagtcCATTTAATATTTTCCTGTCCAAATTTATGAGTGAATAAATTTGCATGAGAACAAAACATGAACTAACATGCATCTGTGATATTTCGAGATCAGTAATGCATAAGTTTGTAGATGCATTTGGGTGCACACATTAGCTGATCTTTGAATGGGCACATTAACCTGATTTCAGTTTGCTCAAGTAAAAATAGCTGCTGAGACCTCTTGTACCTTGTCTCTCCTTGCAAACACTACCCTAGCTACATATCCTGTCAAAGCAAGTTATCATTTCTGTTCTGAGTAAGCAGCCTTGATGGTTGGTCAAAGGGTGGAGAAATGGCCCACCACAGCCTTTGTCAGTCAGTGTAGTTTGTTGCATGTGGCTTTGCTTGTTGTTCTCAGCGTAGACATGCAGAAGGCCTTTACAAAGTAATAGGAGACCAGAAAGATGGAGGGTTTATTTATTTGAGCAGGTGtctgctaattttttttttacacatattaTACAGTACAAGGAATTTCTTGTGCCTTAAGAAATATTAACAGCCCCTAAAAAATTGTAAATAGGCTGTATTTATACAGTGCTTTTCTGGTCttgctgaccactcaaagcgcttttacaacacaagccagcattcacccattcacacacacattcatgcactgGTGGCAAGGTGCCATCTGCTCATCATGAGCCATAGCCACTCACATggcacagcatcgggagcacTTTGtgagcaacttggggttcaggATCTTGCCCAAGGATATTTCCACATGTGGACTGCAGGGGCCAGGGACTGAACCAGTGACCTTCTGATGAGTGTATATCCGGAGCCACAGAGATCAATAACCTGCTTTTAGTGTGTCCATGTTAACAGAAACCAAGTTTTCTCCTCAGCTTTTAGAATTAAGAATTAAACAGTTAACATATTTCTGAATTACTTTGccgtgttaaaaaaaagtgcatttttagGGCGTTTTTATGACTTTAGTAgtgagatgacaggaaatgagggaggaagagataCAATAAAGGTCACCAAACAGAAGTTGCAGTTCCTGTTTGGCATCTTAAAGTAATAACTTTGAAGATTTTGattgaaataaatgtctgttagGTCAGTTTTACAAGCTGAGTGTCTCAACGTGTGATGTAAAAATGCTATACTAAGCTACTGttaatgcaaactgaacatttcctcctgctgcagcttcatattaaaaGCACTTAACTGGTCAAAAGCAagttgacttttattatgaagtagtcacaggaaatgTGTTGAGTGAGATCATATAATCAAAAACATATCTACAAAACAGGACAATGGTCATTTTGGGTATTTTTTGAGAGTAGATCaatttgaaatattgcagggagCAATGGAACAAAAAGGAGATGCTGTTTCTatgaggagctgcaggcagcagcttcTCAGTGAGGTAAACCTTTTTCTGTGCCATACTGTCTGCATGGCTCATTCTATGTGAAGCATAAAACCAGGTCACGGTTGCTCACAGAAAAAGGTCAATTATTACCTGACTTTCTTATTATTATAACAGTAGTTTGCTTTGCTGTTCCCAGAATTCTGGGACCTGCAGTATGAAACTGCACTTGttgttaccaccagtaaccacaTGTGTCGCCAAATCACCAAGGACTGAAACCTTCAGCATTACAGCTGCAACTACAAAGAAAGCCCTGCCACGTATTTCTTAACTTCTTAAGTGTGCCAAATTTCATTGTAATCCATTTAGCAGACATTTcccaccaaaaacaaaaaaaaaatcaacctgtCAATAGTGCTGATGAACTATTACAGGATTAAACAAGCACGTaattttgttctttgttgtaaTTCTCTGTATCTAACCataacagtcacacacaaaccaaacaacacaCCTCAGACACCAACTTCACAGAAATAATGTCACTAACCCACTATCAATCACTACCAACATCTCTGTCATTCACCATAACTCAATATCACCTTTCCACAGCAACCCTGAAGGCTACAACATATCTGAATTAATAGGTTACATCACAGTCATAGAATATTTGCACTGACtgtacaaaacagcacaaaattaATCATACTGACTTGATTTGCAGAATTAATTTAGACTGTTTTATTAGGAGTGCTTGACATAATCTTGCCCGATGATTGAAACAAATAAGAATAACCAATATTTTTCAATCTAACATTAAGATCTCAAGTTAATTTAGGGTTTGACACAGAGTGCGTCACATTGTGTTTCACTTGCAGGCAATATTACAAATGCATACGGCCCCCATGAGGTTCTaatttgccttttgttttttggcattttgacattcagtttttatttgtgcatATTCTGTTCATTGTTTGCTTTCTTCTACAGGAGCAAATGTGAGTAAAATGCTTCACTCTCAAGActtcaaaacaaagaaaatagaaTCTGGAGTACATTAAGACAAATAGACATAACTGTGACacatcagcattaaaaaaaatttaaataaggaagaaaataaaacaaaataaaaaatattttgcgAATTGAGCCTTTAGTTTGTTGTGTCTTAAAAATTAAACAAGATCATTCAGTCTCAGTTGCTTGTCGAGGTTGCATCCAGCAATGATTAAACtttaatttgaattatttttaaaataaataaaccatgATTATCGCATtgaacatgaaacaaacaatgaaGCCGTGATGAGAagcacagaaactgaaaattGTGCATATTACAATCAAGTAAACAggtttttagttttatattgAATTTAATTATAAACTTGGTATCCTTTTTTTACAATCTAAGATTGCCTTTTAAGAACCAAAgcaacacatgtacacaaacaatTTCATTTACTGCTATTATTAACATACTATGCTATTACTGCAATtatttttgcattgcattgaTACATTGATATAGACGTTAAGATCCTTAAAATTGCACATCAGACAAAAGAGACGGATCAGAAACCGCTTTCGAGTTCAATCTTTCAAAGAGTCTGTTTGAGTCGCAGCATGAAAAAGACTTGAagcacaaaatgcacaaaaataaatgaggCCTTAATAGACAAGAGATACACGATGTTGTAGGAAATCACCAAAAGCTGTTGAAACTattaaatgtggatatttttcCCATCACTATAATCGAGTTTTACAAAATCACAGGATAAAACAAATTTGCAAATTATATAATATGCTAAATCCTACACTTCTAGGAGTTGTATTAGCTTTAATTGGCAAATCGATGGTTATTCCTGACACCAGAGTAGACTGTCTcttgctctgttgtttttacgATCCGTCTCTCTGCTTTGTGAGCTCTCTTCTGGGTGAACGTTGGTGCAGCATAAACCAACGAGTCGTTATCTCTCTGAgtaaatatacagaaaaaatgtgatgaGATGGCAGATCTTAACAATTAAGAATGCCAGTACCTCCTTTCTTTATGAACCTTACCTGCTCACTTCGCTGAGGTCCGCTGGAGGTTGCAGCATTTGTTTCCAGAACGACGGCCGCTGTGGgttaaatcaaacaaatcaataatattttaatattattgGCGACTGGGCTATATAAATGCAATTGACTTGACTTAAGGTGAAGTATATTTTTGTTTGATAGGTTGACATATGAGAAACTTCTATTACCGTTGCAACAACCACAAGATTTTCTCTTGATGGTGTAAATCAGGAAGAAAATGACAGTCAGACTTAAAGCCAAAGCAGCATATAAGAGAAACAGAACTCCACTGTCTTGCGAATCTGAAAAAATACGAAACGGAACAAAAGTTAACAAATACTTTGATGCAACAATGGATGAGGAACAAATGTCTTGTGGTCCATCTTCACAGATTATGTGATATTCAAAACTAATAATTATTACTGATTTATATGTAAATCAATTAGCAGTTACCTTCAACGTCCAGTTTTGTTCCATTTCCAAATAACATCTGTCCACATGTGGCCACAGCACAGTAATAAGTCCCAGCATCAGAGGAGCTGATGTCGTCCTTGAAGAAGTTGTAGACACATTTGTGTGGAGAGCGAGCCTCAGGACTCTCCTCACATTCATCACCACTGTTTCCAGGAGCGTAAATGACACTGGGATGAGATTCATGGGATCCGGCTCTGAACCAGTACACGCCGAGTCCTCCTGGACATGTTTTCTtctcagagtcagagaggacTGAACACTGCAGAGTCACTGGGTCTCCTGGACGGACCCGATCAGATGGAGGGACTTGAACGACGGCGATGGTATCAGGTTCTGGTcctgggaaaaacaaacaggaaaataagCAAGTTTTACTCACTTTCATGAAAGTAAAAGAGGTGAAACCTGTTAATTTCCACACCTTACTGTAGATTATGGAAATGTACTATATTTATTTAGAGGAAAATGGAACCATGTGAACTGGTGTTAGAAAGGCTGCTTACCTTTGATTCTTAGAAATGTTCCCTTCAGAACTGTCATGTCAacttgttttacttttacacaGAAGTAAACTCCAGTATCACTTAGCTTTGCTTGACTGATATGCAGAATAAATGTTCCAGGCCCTTGTTTGGATGTAATGTGACCAGTCGTCGTCACACCATTAAAGTCAATGGTAACTGTTCCTCCCAAGAATTCAGGCAAGTTTCCAGAAATGAGCCTCATCCAAAATAATTGTGTTGAAGTCCAAGATGTCTGCCGGTCACAGGTCAGAGTCACATTTTGTCCAAAATCAACAGTCATTGTCTCAAACATCTGATCGTCTGTGCAacctgcaaaaaataaaatgaagaaacacagaTTAGCGATTAACAGCAGAGAAAGAATCACGAATGCCCTCTGCTGAATTACTGCAAGAACATGGACACACTTTAAACATGAATCTGAAGTTAATCTGAAGCTTTTACATCTACTTACGCCCCACTCCGAGCATCAGCACTGAATAAAATACCAGCAGCATTTTCTGGGTGATCCACTCGAGTCCACAGTCGAATCAGATGGTATTAAACGATTCACCTTAATGTAAGCATCTCTAGTGGGAGGGAACGATTTCACAGCAATCTGATTGGCCTCTCGTTATGTTGGTATTTCAGAGCGCCACCGCAGTGGAAATCATCTCGACCATCTTTCAaacctaaaaacatgaaacacaccaacagcaggcttttgtttcatgtttcatggtGGGTTTCTATAACTGAcactgagaggaaacacaagAGACGAGTTGTTTGATCTTAATGTGAACTATGTGATCCAGAACAATC is a genomic window containing:
- the LOC121611848 gene encoding signal-regulatory protein beta-2-like; this translates as MLLVFYSVLMLGVGRCTDDQMFETMTVDFGQNVTLTCDRQTSWTSTQLFWMRLISGNLPEFLGGTVTIDFNGVTTTGHITSKQGPGTFILHISQAKLSDTGVYFCVKVKQVDMTVLKGTFLRIKGPEPDTIAVVQVPPSDRVRPGDPVTLQCSVLSDSEKKTCPGGLGVYWFRAGSHESHPSVIYAPGNSGDECEESPEARSPHKCVYNFFKDDISSSDAGTYYCAVATCGQMLFGNGTKLDVEDSQDSGVLFLLYAALALSLTVIFFLIYTIKRKSCGCCNAAVVLETNAATSSGPQRSEQRDNDSLVYAAPTFTQKRAHKAERRIVKTTEQETVYSGVRNNHRFAN